In Chitinibacter sp. FCG-7, the genomic stretch CTCGGCAATGTGCGGCGCTACCGTGGCCAGCGTGGCCTGGCCGACATTACCCAAGCCTTTGAACGCGTACATAATGCCCCACACCGTACCGAATAGACCGATGTAAGGGCTGACCGAGCCGACTGAAGCCAAGAAGGCATTGTGTTTATCAAGGAAATCGAGCTCGCGCTGGCACGAAGCACGCATGGCGCGGCGAGTGCCTTCCATGACATCGGACAACTCCATATTGCCGCGCTGACGCAACTTGAGAAATTCGCCAAATCCGGCTTCAAAAATTTTTTCCATGCCAACGCTGCGGCTGCGTTTGACGTGTTCGTAGAGGCCATTCAGATCAGAGCCGCTCCAGAAGCGGTCTTCAAATTCTTCGCTGTGTTTTTTCGCATTCGCCAAGGTGAAATGTTTGCTGAAAATATGCCACCACGACATAAACGACAGCGCCATCAAAATCACCATTACCATCTGTACGACAAAACTAGCTTGCAATACCAAGCTGATAATCGACATATCTTGTACGCCAGCGCTGACATCCACGGGAAATACTCCAAAAAATAATCGCTTGAATTAGGAAAACACTCAGCCAAAAAAGTTCAGCTTTGATGAAAAGCCCCGCTGCCTGCGTGGCTTTCAGTATTCGGATAGCTATTGTGCATAAAAAATGCCCCAGTCGGGGCATTTAGCGTTGATTTTGTATGAAATTACCAATCATTCATCGGTTTTAGAGTGCGATTTAAAAGTAGCGAGCACTCGTCACATCGCTATCACGAGATGCTCCGCAATTTTAAAGCTCACTCTTGGGCGCATTCAGCCCAAAATGCGCATAAGCGCCTAAGGTGGCCATGCGGCCGCGCGGTGTGCGCTGCATCAGGCCTTGCTGGATCAAATAAGGCTCGACCACTTCCTCAATCGTATCGGTTGATTCGCCAATCGCCGCACCGACATTATCCAGCCCCACCGGGCCACCGCCGAATTTTTCCAGAATCGCCAGTAGCAATTTTCTATCCATCACATCCAGCCCAGCGTGATCGACGTCGAGCATTTGCAGCGCCGCATCAGCGACTTCGCGCGTCACGATGCCATCGTGTTTGACCTCAGCAAAATCGCGCACCCGGCGCAGCAGACGGTTGGCAATCCGTGGTGTACCGCGCGAGCGGCGCGCGATTTCAAATGCGCCGTCGTCGGCCATTTCGACATTGAGCAAGCCGGCCGAGCGGCTCACAATCCGCGTGAGTTCTTCCGGCGTATAAAATTCCAGCCGCGCGACGATGCCGAAACGGTCGCGCAATGGATTGGTCAACATCCCGGCGCGCGTGGTCGCACCGACCAAAGTGAATGGCGGCAGATCGAGTTTGACCGAACGAGCAGCCGGGCCTTCACCGATCATAATGTCGAGCTGAAAATCTTCGAGCGCAGGGTACAAAATCTCTTCAACTACCGGTGAAAGGCGGTGAATTTCGTCGATAAATAGCACATCATGCGGCTCAAGATTGGTCAGCAGCGCCGCTAGGTCGCCAGCGCGCTCGAGCACCGGCCCCGAGGTTTGGCGCAAATTCACGCCCAATTCGCGCGCGATAATATGCGCCAGCGTCGTTTTACCGAGGCCGGGCGGGCCGAATAGCAGCACGTGATCGAGTGCCTCGCCACGCTTTTTCGCCGCCTCGATAAAAATCTCCAGCTGACCACGCGCCTTCATTTGCCCGACGTATTCATCGAGCAATTTCGGCCGCAGCGCGCGCTCAAGCTGCTCTTCATTATTCGAGAGCTTTTGCGCGGTGATCAGGCGATCAGGCGGTGGGGCGGAAAACAGCGAATCGGTTTCGATCATCTTGATACCCTTGCAGGTATGGCTCTGAAATTAAGATTGAATATGCCTTGCGAAGAAATACCCATTAGCCTTTCGCCAGCGATTTGAGCGCCATCCGGATGCCGTCGCTGACTGAGGCATCGGCGGGCAGCGCTTTCATCGCCAGATTGGCTTCGCGCTCGTTATAACCCAGCGCCAGCAAGGCATTGAGAATATCACTGCGATCGTCCGGCGTGGTGGCCAATGGCAATTCACCGGGCATGGAGACCAAGCCGCCAGTCGCGAGCTTGCCGCGCAATTCAAGCACCAGACGTTCGGCGGTTTTCTTGCCGATGCCGGGTACAGCCGACAGGCGCTTGATGTCTTCTGATGCCACCGCCAGCGCCAGCTCGTCCGCTGTCATGCCCGACAAGACCGCGAGCGCGATTTTGGCGCCGATGCCCGATACCTTGATCAAGGTGCGAAAACTATTGCGCTCCTCGCGAGTCGCAAAACCATAGAGCAGCTGGGCATCTTCACGCACCACCAGATGGGTAAACAGCGTCGTAGCTTCGCCCAGATGCGGCAAGACATAGAAAGTACTCATCGGCACGTCCACTTCGTAACCGACGCCGCCAACGTCGAGTAGGATTTGCGGCGGTTGTTTTTCCAGTAGTTTGCCTGTGAGACGACCAATCATGATGCAGCTCTGCGCCTAGCGCCAAAGTGAACGAACGTACAGTATAACGGCTTTGCGGGGCGAAAATCAAAATCGTCTGTCCGTTACCGCGCAATTCGCTCATGAACAGTAGCGCGCCTCAATACATGGCAATGTATATGCCTGTAGGGCAATCACAAAAAAGCTTACAAGAATATACCCCTAGGCCATTCGCCCGCGTTTCATCGACATCCGGTACGCCGCGAGTTGCTTGGCTGCACCGCCCTGATGCTGGGCGTGTGTCAGAGCGACACCGAGTGCGTCGGCGGCGTCGGCTTGCGGCACGCCCGACAGGCGCAAATGGCGCTGCACCATCAGCCCGACCTGATCCTTGTCGGCATGACCGTTGCCGACGACGGCCTGTTTGACTTGCAAGGCGGTGTAGTCCGTCACCGGCAGCCCAGCCAGCACCAAGGCCGCCACAGCGGCGCCGCGCGCCTGCCCTAGCATCAAGGTGGCTGCGGGGTTTACATTGACGAAGACCTGCTCGATGGCCGATTCGTTCGGCTGATAAGTGGCGACAATTTGCGCGATGCCGTCGAGGATGATTTTGATGCGCTCGGGCAGCGGCCCGCCCTGGGTTTTGATGCAGCCCGAAGCGATATAAACGCGATTCTGGCCAACAACGTCGATGACGCCAAAACCAGTCGTGCGCGAGCCGGGGTCGATGCCGAGGATGCGCATTAATCGGAGGTCAGCGTTTGGCGCTCGAAGGTCCAGGTGCGGGTGATCACCAGCACCGTGGCGGGTTTGCCGCTGGAGTCGAGCATATCGGGCGGCAATCTGGAAAATGGCGCGGCCATTTTTAAAATGCGCAGCGCGGCGGCATCGAGCTGTGGATTGCCCGAGCTTTTGTCAATTTGGGCGTTACGCATTGAGCCATCGGCGTCAATTTCAACCGTAACGCGCAATTGACCGTAGATTTTCTTGCCTGTGGCATCGACCGGATAGGCCATGGTGCCCACTTTCTCGATTTTCTGCCGCCAGCCGTCCATATACATGGCCACACTGGTTTGCTTGGCGCGCGCGCCGACAAAGGCTTTGCGCGGCTTGCTCTGATATTCGTGATTTTGCTTGGCAATCTGGGCGGCCAGGCCGGCGATTTCCTGCTGCTTGCGCACCTGGTCTTTGAGTTCTTCCAGATCCAGCGGCTGACCGTCGGGTTTATCCTGCACATTTTTGCTATCGGTTGCGGCTTTCTGCGGCGATTTCAACTGCGTCATCAGCTGGTTGTTTTGCTCTTCCAGCTTTTTCAGGCGTGACTCCACCTGCTCCAGCTCCAGCTCGGTTTGCTTGGATTTGGCAGGCAGCGCCGATTTAACGCGGTGATCGGGCGCGTCGGTATTGCCGCCGCCATCCAGATCGGCCTGCGCTTCAACTTCGGCATTGCTGGGGCGAGTGGTGGTTTTCTGGTTAACCAGCACAATATCTAGCGGTTGCTGCGAAATAAACTGGCGTGGATCAGGCAGGACAAACTGAATGCCAAAAATGGGGAAGGCGTGCGCAATCAGCGATAAAACCATCGCCGCAGCCATAAAACGTTGCCCACGATCCATCTCTTGTCTTCCCAAATCAATTGTCCGCTCAATCGCGCGAGTGTAGCACAGCCGAGATAAGGGCTTATCGCAGGCGCGCATCTGCTGTGAAGCGGAGTAGAATAGTTGCACATTTTGGGAAGGAATGATGATTATGCGCAACACTTTGATGGTTCTGGCTTTGCTATGCTCTAGCTCGGTATTTGCTGCTGACGACGGCGCCAAGGTCGCCGCCAAGTACAATTGTCTGGCCTGTCACTCGGTCGATCAGAAAATCGTTGGCCCCTCGTACAAAGAAGTGGCCAAGCGCTATAAAGGCCAGAAAGACGCCGAAGCAATGCTGATGGCTGAAGTACGCAAAGGCCTGCCCGGCGGGAAATGGGGCAAGATTCCGATGCCAGCCCAGCAGATTGAAGACAAAGACCTGCGCGTGATTATTCGCTGGGTTTTGGCGCAATAAAACGCTAGATTTAATACGATTGTCACGCAACCTTATTGCATTGCTCTGCGGAGTTGATTAAGCTGCGTGCCCTACTGGGTTGCTTATTTTGTAAGCGGCCAACCTTGTCAAAAAGCGAGAATAATCATGGCAAAACTCACGGAACAAGACATCCGGGACTGGAAAGGCCCCGAAGATGACTATATGAACGCGGATCACCTCGAGTTCTTCCGCGAGCGTCTGGTGCAAATGAAAGCTGAATTGGTCGCCAATGCCAGCCAGACCACCAGCCATCTGCAAGAGCAAGAAGCCACACCTGATCCGGCTGACCGTGCCACTCTGGAAGAAGAATACGCATTGGAATTGCGTACGCGTGACCGCGAACGCAAGCTATTGCTGAAAATCGACTCGACATTGCGCAAAATCGCCGAAGAAAACTACGGCTACTGCGAAGATACGGGCGAGCCGATTGGCCTGCTGCGTCTGCTGGCGCGTCCAACCGCGTCTTTGTCGCTGGAAGCGCAAGAACGCCGCGAACGGCAGAAAAAACAGTACGCGGATTGATTGCCCTCCCATGAATGACACCACACGCGCCACCGCGCGTGAACTGATCAGCAAAACCCGCGCTCGCATCACGCCAGCGCGGGTTGATATTTTGGCGACCCTGCTTGGCGCGCAGCGCCCGCTGTCGCATCTGGATATTCAGGAATTGCTCGCGCCGGGGCTTGATCGCGTTACCGTTTACCGCGTACTCGACTGGCTGACCGCCGAAAATCTGGCGCATAAATTATCCGGCGACGATCGGGTTTGGCGCTTCTCGGCAGCCAAAGCGCCGCATCATCATGCGCATTTTCATTGCCAGCAATGCGGCCGGTTTTATTGCCTGGAAGACGCCAAAACCGATCTGCCAGTGGCGCTGCCCAAGTCTTTTATCGCCGACTCGGTAGAAATTACCGTCAAAGGCATTTGCGCCGACTGCAAATCAGCCTGATTTATTCCCATCCAGTCACCTGCCACGCGCTTTTTGCGTTTCGTCGCTTGCCGCCAGGCGCTTTAGACGATAATCTCTTCTCTTTAAAGAATATACAGGCAATCTCTGATTGCACTTAGCCTGCAGGGAAGATCATGCATTACCAAACCGACGACGTCCGCATCCGCGAAATCAAAGAGTTACTTCCGCCCGTGGCAGTAATCGAAAAATATCCAGTGAATGAAACCGCGTCGACCTCGGTATTTGAAACGCGCCAGGCGATTCATCAAATGCTGACTGGTAATGACGACCGCCTGCTGGTGATCATTGGCCCCTGTTCGATTCACGATCCGAAATCAGCACTGGAATACGGCCAGCGCCTGCTGAAATTGCGCGAGCAATACAAAGGCCAGCTGGAAATCGTGATGCGCGTTTACTTTGAAAAACCGCGTACCACCGTTGGCTGGA encodes the following:
- the tolQ gene encoding protein TolQ encodes the protein MDVSAGVQDMSIISLVLQASFVVQMVMVILMALSFMSWWHIFSKHFTLANAKKHSEEFEDRFWSGSDLNGLYEHVKRSRSVGMEKIFEAGFGEFLKLRQRGNMELSDVMEGTRRAMRASCQRELDFLDKHNAFLASVGSVSPYIGLFGTVWGIMYAFKGLGNVGQATLATVAPHIAEALVATAIGLFAAIPAVVAYNRFAYDVDRLANRFDTFIEEFSNVLQRQVR
- the ruvB gene encoding Holliday junction branch migration DNA helicase RuvB; amino-acid sequence: MIETDSLFSAPPPDRLITAQKLSNNEEQLERALRPKLLDEYVGQMKARGQLEIFIEAAKKRGEALDHVLLFGPPGLGKTTLAHIIARELGVNLRQTSGPVLERAGDLAALLTNLEPHDVLFIDEIHRLSPVVEEILYPALEDFQLDIMIGEGPAARSVKLDLPPFTLVGATTRAGMLTNPLRDRFGIVARLEFYTPEELTRIVSRSAGLLNVEMADDGAFEIARRSRGTPRIANRLLRRVRDFAEVKHDGIVTREVADAALQMLDVDHAGLDVMDRKLLLAILEKFGGGPVGLDNVGAAIGESTDTIEEVVEPYLIQQGLMQRTPRGRMATLGAYAHFGLNAPKSEL
- the ruvA gene encoding Holliday junction branch migration protein RuvA, whose product is MIGRLTGKLLEKQPPQILLDVGGVGYEVDVPMSTFYVLPHLGEATTLFTHLVVREDAQLLYGFATREERNSFRTLIKVSGIGAKIALAVLSGMTADELALAVASEDIKRLSAVPGIGKKTAERLVLELRGKLATGGLVSMPGELPLATTPDDRSDILNALLALGYNEREANLAMKALPADASVSDGIRMALKSLAKG
- the ruvC gene encoding crossover junction endodeoxyribonuclease RuvC, encoding MRILGIDPGSRTTGFGVIDVVGQNRVYIASGCIKTQGGPLPERIKIILDGIAQIVATYQPNESAIEQVFVNVNPAATLMLGQARGAAVAALVLAGLPVTDYTALQVKQAVVGNGHADKDQVGLMVQRHLRLSGVPQADAADALGVALTHAQHQGGAAKQLAAYRMSMKRGRMA
- a CDS encoding energy transducer TonB, whose amino-acid sequence is MDRGQRFMAAAMVLSLIAHAFPIFGIQFVLPDPRQFISQQPLDIVLVNQKTTTRPSNAEVEAQADLDGGGNTDAPDHRVKSALPAKSKQTELELEQVESRLKKLEEQNNQLMTQLKSPQKAATDSKNVQDKPDGQPLDLEELKDQVRKQQEIAGLAAQIAKQNHEYQSKPRKAFVGARAKQTSVAMYMDGWRQKIEKVGTMAYPVDATGKKIYGQLRVTVEIDADGSMRNAQIDKSSGNPQLDAAALRILKMAAPFSRLPPDMLDSSGKPATVLVITRTWTFERQTLTSD
- a CDS encoding c-type cytochrome; the protein is MRNTLMVLALLCSSSVFAADDGAKVAAKYNCLACHSVDQKIVGPSYKEVAKRYKGQKDAEAMLMAEVRKGLPGGKWGKIPMPAQQIEDKDLRVIIRWVLAQ
- the dksA gene encoding RNA polymerase-binding protein DksA; amino-acid sequence: MAKLTEQDIRDWKGPEDDYMNADHLEFFRERLVQMKAELVANASQTTSHLQEQEATPDPADRATLEEEYALELRTRDRERKLLLKIDSTLRKIAEENYGYCEDTGEPIGLLRLLARPTASLSLEAQERRERQKKQYAD
- a CDS encoding Fur family transcriptional regulator, whose translation is MNDTTRATARELISKTRARITPARVDILATLLGAQRPLSHLDIQELLAPGLDRVTVYRVLDWLTAENLAHKLSGDDRVWRFSAAKAPHHHAHFHCQQCGRFYCLEDAKTDLPVALPKSFIADSVEITVKGICADCKSA